The Pseudoxanthobacter soli DSM 19599 genome contains a region encoding:
- a CDS encoding DUF3825 domain-containing protein produces MRIFDFARVADWDDRLATLAELAEPERWNNRHLSSKNNYPILDRYVANTFIRAYDQQKIVLADHIACFNTGLLTPGQEEIFGVFTISETYDRSRPAGQENKKWWLKTWARSGDRVLTDFMEFPALVEYWSEPKDLIFDPKLQVQLNLDHIIRDNLKRFPEELGGQVGKDGRPVEEEPEDGSEAEAEAANDKQIPVATRNALEGAVKQSIRLAKRSYRIAVPQFYRNKIQLLLPIYLRDSNEPDLALTLERHGGWYRAATVLYMDWAYSHARLLARPNSEWLGGFKSGSQDA; encoded by the coding sequence ATGAGAATTTTTGATTTTGCTCGAGTAGCCGATTGGGATGACCGCCTTGCAACGCTCGCGGAACTTGCCGAGCCGGAGCGCTGGAATAATCGTCATCTTTCTTCTAAAAACAATTACCCCATTCTTGACCGTTATGTGGCAAACACTTTCATCAGAGCGTATGATCAGCAGAAGATCGTACTCGCCGATCATATTGCGTGTTTCAATACTGGACTTCTCACTCCTGGACAGGAAGAAATTTTTGGAGTTTTTACTATCTCCGAAACCTACGATAGGTCTCGACCCGCAGGACAGGAGAACAAAAAGTGGTGGTTGAAGACTTGGGCTAGGTCGGGCGACCGAGTCCTGACTGACTTTATGGAGTTTCCGGCCCTCGTCGAGTACTGGAGCGAACCAAAAGATCTGATTTTTGATCCGAAGCTGCAGGTCCAGCTCAATCTGGACCATATAATTCGCGACAACCTCAAGAGATTCCCTGAAGAACTCGGTGGACAGGTCGGAAAAGACGGTAGACCAGTCGAAGAAGAACCTGAGGACGGCTCAGAGGCTGAGGCCGAGGCAGCCAACGATAAGCAGATTCCGGTTGCAACACGAAATGCACTTGAAGGGGCAGTCAAGCAAAGCATACGATTAGCAAAGAGAAGCTATCGAATCGCTGTTCCCCAGTTCTACAGAAATAAAATTCAACTTCTGCTGCCAATCTACCTGAGAGACTCGAATGAGCCAGACCTCGCACTGACGCTTGAGCGTCATGGAGGGTGGTACAGGGCGGCCACCGTCCTTTATATGGATTGGGCCTACAGCCACGCTCGACTTCTTGCGCGGCCAAACAGCGAGTGGCTCGGGGGCTTCAAGTCCGGCTCTCAAGATGCTTGA
- the def gene encoding peptide deformylase: MAKRDIIVLPDARLRQRSEPVQTVDDTVRTLVDDMLETMYAAPGIGLAAIQIAVPKRVLVIDIAKDGTPPEPLGVINPEIVWSSDEISAYNEGCLSIPDYYEEVERPARVRVRFLDREGRDCELEADGLLATCLQHEIDHLNGVLFIDHLSKLKRDRVIKKFQKQARLSTR, encoded by the coding sequence ATGGCAAAACGCGACATCATCGTGCTGCCGGACGCACGGCTCCGGCAGCGCAGCGAACCCGTGCAAACCGTCGACGACACGGTGAGAACCCTCGTCGACGACATGCTGGAAACCATGTATGCCGCGCCCGGCATCGGGCTCGCGGCGATCCAGATCGCGGTGCCGAAGCGCGTGCTCGTCATCGACATCGCCAAGGACGGCACGCCGCCGGAACCCCTCGGCGTGATCAACCCGGAGATCGTCTGGAGCTCCGACGAGATCTCGGCCTACAACGAGGGCTGCCTCTCGATCCCCGATTATTACGAGGAGGTGGAGCGCCCCGCCCGCGTCCGGGTGCGGTTCCTCGACCGCGAGGGCCGGGACTGCGAGTTGGAGGCCGACGGCCTGCTCGCCACCTGCCTGCAGCACGAGATCGACCACCTCAACGGCGTGCTGTTCATCGACCACCTGTCGAAGCTGAAGCGCGACCGGGTGATCAAGAAGTTCCAGAAGCAGGCGCGGCTCTCCACCCGCTGA
- a CDS encoding DNA recombination protein RmuC has protein sequence MTWADAVPVALGIGGRVFSGPVVLVGAVLALGLAFFAGYRLGRRAGFVGDDAGALDRRLAEIGRAQSETAGRLATMAEIFGSRQADLARALTERLDGLGHRIGQSMTESTRATHENLRRLAERLAVIDRADRTIGELTGHVVALERIFSDKQARGAFGQGRMEAIVRDALPEGAYAFQATLSNGTRPDCVIRLPNGQPALAIDAKFPLEAWNRVRAAETAEAVKLAEAQFRRDVGKHVDDIRARYLLPGETQDTALMFVPSEALFADLHERFGDVVDRALSGRVVVVSPSLLMLSIQVVQSLLRDERMREQAHIVQAEVRRLIEDVGRLADRTAALERHFAQAVQDVDQIAISADKIARRGARIESLELGTAAPGVGEEPAPRRGARG, from the coding sequence ATGACGTGGGCGGATGCGGTGCCGGTGGCGCTGGGAATCGGCGGGCGGGTGTTTTCGGGCCCCGTGGTGCTCGTCGGGGCGGTGCTGGCGCTGGGGCTGGCTTTTTTTGCCGGCTACCGGCTGGGGCGCCGCGCGGGCTTCGTCGGCGACGATGCCGGCGCGCTCGACCGGCGCCTCGCCGAGATCGGCCGCGCCCAGTCGGAAACGGCCGGGCGGCTTGCGACAATGGCCGAGATCTTCGGCAGCCGGCAGGCCGACCTCGCCCGCGCGCTGACAGAGCGGCTCGACGGGCTCGGCCACCGCATCGGCCAGTCGATGACCGAGAGCACCCGCGCCACCCACGAGAACCTGCGCCGGCTGGCCGAGCGGCTGGCGGTGATCGACCGCGCCGACCGCACCATCGGCGAGCTGACCGGCCATGTGGTGGCGCTGGAGCGCATCTTTTCCGACAAGCAGGCCCGCGGCGCGTTCGGCCAGGGGCGGATGGAGGCGATCGTGCGCGATGCCCTGCCGGAGGGCGCCTATGCCTTCCAGGCGACGCTGTCGAACGGCACGAGGCCCGACTGCGTGATCCGGCTGCCGAACGGCCAGCCCGCGCTCGCCATCGACGCCAAGTTCCCGCTGGAGGCGTGGAACCGGGTGCGCGCCGCCGAAACCGCCGAGGCGGTGAAGCTGGCCGAGGCGCAGTTCCGCCGCGACGTCGGCAAGCATGTCGACGATATCCGCGCCCGTTACCTGCTGCCCGGCGAGACCCAGGACACGGCTTTGATGTTCGTGCCCTCCGAGGCCTTGTTCGCCGACCTGCATGAGCGGTTCGGCGACGTGGTGGACCGCGCGCTTTCGGGCCGGGTGGTGGTGGTGTCGCCGTCGCTGCTGATGCTGTCGATCCAGGTGGTGCAGTCGCTCTTGCGCGACGAGCGGATGCGCGAGCAGGCACACATCGTGCAGGCCGAAGTGCGCCGCCTCATCGAGGATGTCGGCCGCCTCGCCGACCGCACCGCCGCGCTGGAACGCCATTTCGCCCAGGCCGTGCAGGACGTCGACCAGATCGCCATCTCCGCCGACAAGATCGCCCGCCGCGGCGCCCGCATCGAAAGCCTCGAACTCGGCACGGCCGCGCCGGGGGTGGGAGAGGAACCGGCGCCGAGGCGGGGGGCGAGGGGGTGA
- a CDS encoding restriction endonuclease, translating to MRRNCSLPIGGSTFAFAKILCGQADQAGLSSPPIVHFTSDTLMDFRSKQIAPPRDWPVFEDLCLALFRAEWSDPLALKNGRTGQPQHGVDVYGSPQSTRGELYGVQCKGKERNYGRKATIDEVRQELAKAEKFAPPLAHWIFATTAPKDASLQRAAREFSAERVKMGTFSITVLCWEDIQFLLARHPDVVEDFYPEHAYDIAGVLRALRELPSGEEVRDLREHIKRLIEPQQPNARRQDDGPWDLVSFEGQRDLGPALLGRGLGPTDATACPRLQEADMIVAQLRRAFSVRLVGGPGSGKSVCAYQAAEEFGAGGWIVRRLRDPREDAFPIPADDPCLLLVDDAHLMPRPALRRVEESANARRLVLSIHNGVEDGPLHRGAIVLDAKRAVRTIAAGLLLRPEQTLIAVRRADDDVGLDHLKEPLERRIDHAAAHSDQPWQFCFVLGGGWKRAKEAADAARVARTDLVLAAAAIIQLAARDAPLLSARLGDFCRQHGIADEDCGRAISWLAAQRLFLSDTDCRCPHQRFALAVLGGILDGQDELGRSVVGQMLSAAVREPSFPTAGLRILLHELLFLGHCRRWTRLVDQQALEPLIARGWQATSPEERAFAALLFSDLDAYVDGWYERLHQRVSTIGEWITTASPPAAYGLKDLMNALHNEHPHIAADIVNTVNPTAIAQAISNATPETADHAGELIRAIGRKRPDKWKSTFEAALRRERLVTLARSWPSTAPLLAFARFCSAITAWDDDLGLAMVEVFTPSARKAFADNPVSAFQALEDIADLVLRLSDPLGVYVGKFAPNRRRFALANAMCAELKPKILAAQLSETPRLDFQDATFFLAFLKKASNAKFRATVEAIDWPRIGKTVGENWANLSHQDEIFLTVSYSSGRARGLIAAMVAEHLESIEKFPLRLAVMMPEVAIRHIEAGKRVRFSQHQHFEFQFGAIFLAQLSKLRPDLVEPALAPFENFAGEALSGQNSSWFRDAALFVEVLREIAPVSLQRILSAVDVQKAEAGWLDSLSRPGSAQDAVARLIETAFARDDAVGELARRLRRRYPSRSRPKKQKNHLRM from the coding sequence ATGAGGCGCAACTGCTCGTTGCCGATCGGCGGCTCCACGTTCGCTTTTGCCAAGATCCTTTGCGGACAAGCGGATCAAGCCGGACTATCTTCGCCACCGATTGTGCACTTCACGTCTGACACGCTCATGGATTTCCGCTCGAAACAGATTGCGCCGCCCCGCGATTGGCCTGTCTTTGAAGACCTGTGCTTGGCCCTTTTCCGCGCCGAGTGGAGCGACCCTCTCGCTCTGAAGAACGGCCGCACTGGCCAGCCCCAACATGGAGTTGATGTTTATGGATCACCTCAGTCCACGCGCGGCGAATTGTACGGCGTACAATGCAAGGGCAAAGAGCGCAATTATGGGCGCAAAGCGACCATTGACGAAGTTCGTCAGGAGCTAGCCAAGGCAGAGAAGTTCGCGCCGCCGCTGGCCCACTGGATCTTTGCGACGACCGCGCCGAAAGACGCGAGCCTACAAAGAGCCGCGCGCGAGTTTTCGGCCGAGCGCGTGAAAATGGGAACTTTTTCCATAACGGTGCTTTGCTGGGAAGATATTCAGTTCTTGCTCGCGCGGCATCCCGACGTCGTTGAGGACTTTTACCCAGAGCACGCCTACGACATCGCAGGCGTGTTACGTGCGCTTCGTGAGCTCCCTTCGGGTGAAGAAGTTCGCGACCTTCGAGAGCACATCAAGCGGCTGATCGAGCCGCAGCAACCGAACGCCCGGCGCCAGGATGACGGGCCATGGGATCTAGTGTCGTTTGAAGGCCAGCGCGACCTCGGCCCCGCGCTGCTTGGCCGCGGACTGGGGCCTACCGATGCGACCGCCTGTCCTCGTTTGCAGGAAGCCGATATGATCGTTGCGCAGCTTCGGCGTGCATTTTCTGTCAGGCTTGTGGGCGGCCCGGGCAGCGGAAAGTCCGTATGCGCGTATCAAGCCGCCGAGGAGTTTGGCGCGGGAGGATGGATTGTTCGCCGCCTGCGTGATCCGCGCGAAGATGCCTTCCCGATACCCGCGGACGATCCATGTTTGCTCTTGGTTGACGACGCGCATTTGATGCCGCGGCCAGCATTGCGCCGAGTCGAGGAATCCGCCAACGCGAGACGTCTGGTTCTTTCCATTCACAACGGCGTGGAAGATGGCCCGCTCCATCGCGGCGCGATCGTGCTCGATGCCAAACGTGCCGTGAGGACGATCGCCGCCGGATTGCTTCTGCGTCCGGAGCAAACGCTCATCGCGGTGCGGCGCGCCGATGATGATGTTGGCTTAGATCATCTTAAGGAGCCGCTTGAGAGACGGATTGATCACGCCGCGGCCCATTCGGACCAGCCATGGCAGTTCTGTTTCGTGCTTGGCGGGGGGTGGAAACGCGCGAAAGAGGCAGCTGATGCGGCGCGTGTCGCCCGCACCGATCTCGTCCTCGCGGCGGCGGCGATCATCCAGCTTGCCGCGCGCGACGCGCCGCTGCTGTCGGCACGCTTGGGCGATTTTTGCCGACAGCATGGGATCGCGGATGAGGATTGTGGGCGGGCAATTTCGTGGCTCGCCGCGCAACGGCTTTTTCTATCAGACACAGATTGTCGCTGCCCTCACCAGCGATTTGCCCTCGCCGTGCTCGGCGGAATTCTCGACGGACAAGATGAGTTGGGACGCTCCGTAGTTGGCCAGATGCTCTCGGCTGCTGTGCGCGAACCGTCCTTTCCGACCGCGGGCCTTCGCATACTGCTTCACGAGCTGCTGTTCCTCGGCCACTGCCGGCGCTGGACTCGCTTAGTTGACCAGCAGGCACTGGAGCCATTGATCGCCCGAGGCTGGCAGGCTACCTCGCCCGAGGAGCGCGCCTTCGCAGCGCTGCTCTTCTCGGATCTGGATGCATACGTCGATGGCTGGTACGAGCGCCTTCACCAGCGCGTCTCCACAATTGGAGAATGGATCACGACGGCGTCACCTCCCGCCGCTTACGGACTCAAGGACTTGATGAATGCGCTGCATAACGAACATCCACACATCGCCGCCGATATTGTGAATACGGTCAATCCGACTGCAATCGCCCAAGCAATCTCGAATGCCACACCGGAAACTGCAGATCACGCCGGTGAGCTGATCAGAGCAATCGGCCGAAAGCGACCCGACAAATGGAAATCGACCTTTGAGGCGGCGCTGAGGCGCGAGCGGCTTGTTACCCTCGCGCGATCATGGCCAAGCACCGCGCCTTTATTAGCCTTCGCCCGGTTCTGTTCCGCCATAACTGCCTGGGACGATGATCTTGGCCTTGCGATGGTGGAGGTCTTCACCCCCTCGGCTCGTAAGGCGTTTGCTGACAACCCGGTTTCTGCCTTTCAAGCGTTGGAAGATATCGCGGACCTGGTGTTGCGCCTGTCCGATCCCCTCGGAGTGTATGTTGGCAAGTTCGCGCCGAACCGGCGGCGGTTCGCGCTGGCGAACGCCATGTGTGCAGAACTAAAACCCAAGATCCTGGCAGCCCAGCTGTCTGAGACCCCGCGGCTCGACTTCCAAGACGCCACGTTCTTTCTGGCCTTCCTGAAAAAGGCGTCGAACGCAAAATTCAGGGCTACTGTGGAGGCGATCGATTGGCCCCGCATCGGCAAAACGGTCGGCGAGAATTGGGCGAATCTCTCCCATCAGGACGAAATCTTCCTGACGGTTAGCTATTCAAGCGGGCGCGCCCGTGGGCTGATTGCCGCGATGGTTGCCGAACATCTGGAGAGCATAGAGAAGTTCCCGCTGCGCCTTGCCGTGATGATGCCCGAAGTGGCTATTCGCCATATTGAAGCAGGCAAACGGGTACGGTTCAGTCAGCATCAGCATTTCGAGTTTCAGTTCGGTGCGATCTTTCTTGCACAGCTTTCCAAACTGCGTCCCGATCTCGTCGAGCCTGCGCTCGCTCCCTTCGAGAATTTTGCCGGTGAGGCACTGTCTGGCCAGAATTCCAGCTGGTTTAGAGACGCAGCTTTGTTTGTAGAAGTTCTTCGTGAAATTGCACCGGTGAGCCTTCAGCGTATTCTATCCGCGGTGGACGTTCAAAAGGCAGAAGCCGGATGGCTTGATTCTCTGTCGAGGCCAGGGAGTGCTCAAGACGCCGTCGCCCGCCTTATCGAGACGGCATTTGCGCGGGACGATGCCGTGGGCGAACTGGCGCGGAGGTTGCGCCGCCGGTACCCAAGCCGTTCAAGGCCGAAAAAGCAGAAAAATCATCTCCGAATGTAG
- a CDS encoding NACHT domain-containing protein — MAKSKSRDDFSPATKRAIERQARGHCSNPACRRLTHAATSDGAGEINIGQASHICAASPGGPRYDAQMTTDERAAADNGIWLCDVHGRAVDAKDSIFTVDVLRRWKRQTNKDSWRSVMHNVPYGPDMQAPTPDDLGRRLRAAASADLAVFRRTPKWPGTNVALTLTLKVKHVDEALSTRALANAVTTLDDLMLVAAPGMGKTTTLFQIAEGVLEMGNCTPLIVPLGDWATGVDTLLASILKRPAFHDISEKDFRTVAMNPGVVLLLDGWNELDPTARERARVQITALKTELPELGLVISTRRQALDIPFGGTRVDLLPLDDEQQMEIARAMRGEDGARLVDQAWRTAGVRELVTIPLYLTALLSLPDGALFPTTKEEVLRRFVAAHEQEARRAAALHAVALGFQQDYLDNLAVFATTTANTAITDSNARKAVAKTARGLMADGQMTITTQPDTLLDTLVSNHVLTRSGDTPGYSFQHQQFQEWYASHYVERLMLQAVSDPAAREKLKADVFDQRPWEEAVLFAVERSARGDAVHKAACSAAIRTAFDVDPVLGSEMIFRASDEVWAPIATEMRSLAEQWLAPGKVDRAVRFMIASGRPEFGDLIWPLISHANTQVHLPALRAAKQFRPSVLGSDALARIAALPPDIRKNVLHEIASRGGIDGLDLATAIAKTDSDSDVKATVVDALSFRGADRHVADLLADAGDATYDILAEKEHLDDIAADAVQRELRRARERREAAGISNFQRLRTIVYAPGGDDRDAEVAQIIAEMEIDRKRDGEIHLLYEARKRYPEALANGLLRRVREHRQLFYGADNILAAAGFALEDDALLGIALEEASRHDDRAEAAASVLGPNAVGRLIDAYLAAGKVVRDASGKYNQAAGDRFHGLRNRIGHTPGASLVAAVQARAADAGNEELAQLAELFSREIVSGDERARPFKEDGLTAIGVLAREWAERMLAAGDEKRWRVATIATMMSHAPSVAHLPSLKRLLDDNLRRYRAFHEKATAGGWKDRDAVHEAQHPHMHEYQRAFLAINAPETSALMREYLTDEQFGELAARVLAAQWFEANEPKDDKKFRSGVDFSRVEARREARAGDPAATSVEAEAIFDAIETLIVDGSTDAQVKLAVALGIVGARLPHGQRDATIQKLISLAPRQARAALLLSLIISGEDIDIKLVAHGIAETFEAAKKETWILTQSDAYQLRDWLRLLPFATPVTDLPAIVSVMPDAQREPRMLEEMVGGLSSSCSDDAEDVTFTLAEADPRLYQNHQWRATALRFGTVSAARRLVDLTVSGALDGKSYDGWHWQRELGGLISEFSEVRAYAYDLLKDGPTTKQLALLASAVAEAPDTDGVVMLIDFEMKTGRSFMTWQSIQRAVTEHVPAENWEGAYNVVPVPAVELRRKLLAMTGSGGKDDPATRCLNIIDKLRDEYGAPESEPRHPDLASGRRWPILTPDLDAEDGS, encoded by the coding sequence ATGGCCAAGAGTAAGAGCAGAGACGATTTTTCGCCCGCAACCAAACGGGCCATTGAGCGGCAAGCGCGCGGCCATTGCTCCAACCCGGCGTGCCGCCGTTTGACCCACGCCGCCACATCCGATGGCGCGGGTGAAATCAATATCGGCCAAGCCTCCCATATCTGCGCTGCCTCGCCTGGCGGTCCCCGCTACGACGCGCAGATGACTACCGACGAGCGCGCAGCCGCCGATAACGGCATCTGGCTCTGCGACGTGCACGGGCGTGCCGTCGACGCCAAGGATTCGATATTCACTGTCGACGTGTTGCGCAGGTGGAAGAGACAGACGAACAAGGATTCGTGGCGAAGCGTGATGCACAACGTGCCGTATGGGCCCGACATGCAAGCGCCCACGCCGGACGACCTGGGGCGCCGCCTTCGAGCAGCGGCCTCAGCCGACTTGGCCGTGTTCCGCCGAACACCCAAATGGCCGGGCACAAACGTGGCGCTCACGCTCACATTGAAGGTGAAGCATGTGGATGAGGCGCTGAGCACTCGCGCGCTCGCAAACGCCGTGACCACGTTGGACGACCTTATGCTTGTCGCAGCGCCTGGAATGGGAAAGACGACGACACTCTTTCAGATCGCTGAAGGAGTGTTGGAAATGGGCAACTGCACACCGCTTATCGTACCTTTGGGCGATTGGGCCACCGGTGTCGACACGCTGCTGGCATCCATCCTGAAACGTCCTGCATTTCACGACATTTCGGAAAAGGATTTCCGCACCGTCGCGATGAATCCTGGCGTCGTGCTGCTTCTTGACGGCTGGAACGAACTGGATCCCACCGCACGCGAACGCGCGCGTGTGCAAATCACTGCCCTCAAGACTGAATTGCCGGAACTCGGTCTTGTCATCTCCACGCGCAGGCAGGCCCTCGACATTCCTTTCGGTGGGACTCGGGTCGATTTGCTGCCGCTTGACGACGAGCAGCAAATGGAGATTGCGCGCGCCATGCGCGGCGAGGATGGCGCACGGCTCGTCGATCAAGCCTGGCGGACAGCGGGCGTCCGCGAACTCGTCACCATCCCTCTGTATCTCACGGCACTGCTGTCGCTGCCAGATGGCGCACTTTTTCCGACGACAAAGGAAGAAGTGCTACGGCGCTTTGTTGCAGCGCACGAGCAGGAAGCCCGTCGTGCCGCGGCGCTTCATGCCGTGGCTCTCGGCTTCCAGCAGGACTATTTAGACAATCTCGCCGTGTTCGCTACGACAACGGCCAACACCGCGATCACGGATAGCAACGCCCGGAAAGCAGTTGCCAAGACCGCGCGGGGCCTGATGGCCGATGGGCAGATGACCATCACCACACAGCCGGACACCTTGCTCGACACGCTTGTCAGCAATCACGTTCTGACTCGCTCCGGCGACACGCCGGGCTATTCGTTCCAGCACCAGCAATTTCAGGAATGGTACGCCTCTCACTACGTCGAACGACTGATGCTACAAGCCGTCAGCGATCCGGCAGCACGGGAGAAACTGAAGGCCGACGTGTTCGATCAGCGCCCGTGGGAGGAAGCAGTCCTGTTCGCCGTCGAACGGAGCGCGCGCGGCGACGCCGTGCATAAAGCCGCATGCAGCGCGGCCATCCGCACAGCTTTTGACGTCGATCCTGTCCTCGGGAGCGAGATGATCTTCCGCGCCTCCGACGAGGTATGGGCACCGATCGCCACCGAAATGCGGAGCCTCGCCGAGCAGTGGCTCGCGCCCGGCAAGGTGGATCGCGCGGTGCGTTTCATGATCGCATCCGGCAGGCCGGAATTCGGCGATCTTATTTGGCCGCTTATTTCGCACGCGAACACCCAAGTACACTTGCCCGCCCTCCGGGCGGCGAAGCAATTTCGCCCATCTGTGCTTGGGAGCGATGCCTTGGCGCGCATCGCAGCACTGCCACCGGACATTCGCAAGAATGTGTTGCATGAAATCGCATCGCGTGGCGGAATCGACGGACTCGACCTTGCGACCGCAATCGCGAAGACTGACAGCGACTCGGACGTAAAGGCGACGGTGGTCGACGCGCTCTCATTTCGAGGGGCCGATCGCCACGTCGCCGACTTGCTCGCTGATGCCGGCGACGCGACCTACGACATCCTCGCCGAAAAGGAACACCTCGACGATATTGCAGCCGATGCCGTACAGCGGGAACTCCGGCGCGCGCGCGAACGGCGCGAGGCTGCTGGCATTTCGAACTTCCAGCGCCTGCGCACGATCGTGTACGCGCCGGGCGGAGATGACCGCGACGCCGAGGTTGCTCAGATTATCGCCGAAATGGAGATCGACCGGAAACGCGATGGCGAAATACACTTGTTGTATGAAGCGCGAAAGCGATATCCGGAGGCTCTCGCTAACGGGCTGCTGCGACGCGTGCGCGAACACCGCCAACTCTTCTACGGCGCGGACAATATTCTCGCGGCCGCCGGGTTTGCCCTTGAGGACGACGCGCTGCTGGGGATCGCTCTCGAAGAAGCAAGCCGCCACGACGATCGCGCCGAGGCCGCCGCTTCAGTGCTGGGACCAAACGCTGTTGGCCGGCTGATCGACGCGTATCTTGCCGCTGGGAAGGTCGTGCGCGACGCCAGCGGGAAGTACAATCAGGCGGCGGGTGATCGCTTTCACGGTCTGCGAAACCGTATCGGCCACACGCCGGGCGCAAGTCTAGTGGCAGCTGTTCAGGCGCGGGCGGCAGATGCCGGCAATGAGGAACTTGCCCAGCTGGCCGAATTGTTTTCTCGCGAGATCGTTAGCGGCGATGAGCGGGCGCGCCCCTTCAAAGAGGATGGCTTGACCGCAATCGGAGTGCTGGCGCGCGAATGGGCCGAGCGCATGCTCGCCGCTGGGGATGAGAAGCGTTGGCGAGTGGCCACCATTGCAACGATGATGAGCCACGCACCGTCCGTCGCACATCTTCCGTCCTTGAAGAGATTGCTTGACGACAACTTACGCCGCTATCGGGCTTTCCACGAAAAAGCGACTGCGGGCGGCTGGAAGGATCGCGACGCTGTACACGAAGCGCAGCATCCGCACATGCACGAGTACCAACGTGCGTTTTTGGCGATTAATGCGCCGGAGACCTCTGCGCTGATGCGTGAATACCTGACGGATGAGCAATTTGGTGAGCTGGCGGCGCGTGTGCTGGCTGCCCAGTGGTTTGAGGCGAACGAACCCAAGGACGACAAGAAGTTCCGCAGCGGCGTAGATTTCTCGCGCGTGGAAGCGCGCCGCGAGGCGCGCGCCGGCGATCCCGCCGCGACATCGGTCGAGGCAGAGGCGATCTTCGACGCAATCGAGACCTTGATTGTCGACGGTTCGACGGATGCGCAGGTGAAGCTGGCAGTTGCGCTCGGCATTGTCGGGGCACGGCTCCCGCACGGCCAGCGTGACGCGACGATCCAGAAGCTTATTTCTCTCGCGCCGAGGCAGGCGCGCGCAGCCTTGCTATTGTCGCTGATCATCTCTGGCGAGGACATCGACATCAAGCTCGTGGCCCACGGCATAGCTGAGACCTTTGAGGCGGCCAAGAAGGAGACCTGGATTCTGACTCAGAGCGACGCGTATCAGCTACGCGATTGGTTGCGCCTTTTGCCATTCGCCACACCTGTCACCGATCTGCCCGCCATCGTGAGCGTCATGCCGGACGCGCAGCGCGAACCACGAATGCTTGAAGAGATGGTCGGCGGACTCAGCAGTTCGTGCTCGGACGACGCAGAAGACGTGACTTTCACGCTCGCAGAAGCAGACCCGCGTCTCTACCAGAACCATCAGTGGCGCGCGACCGCGTTGAGGTTCGGCACCGTATCCGCCGCGCGCCGCCTTGTTGACTTAACCGTCAGCGGCGCGCTCGACGGCAAGTCATACGACGGGTGGCATTGGCAACGCGAATTGGGTGGTTTGATTTCGGAGTTCTCCGAGGTTCGCGCCTATGCCTATGACCTCCTGAAGGATGGGCCGACAACGAAGCAGCTTGCCTTGCTAGCTAGCGCAGTTGCCGAAGCCCCTGACACGGATGGCGTAGTGATGCTGATTGATTTTGAGATGAAGACCGGACGTTCGTTCATGACGTGGCAGTCGATCCAAAGGGCCGTCACGGAGCACGTGCCGGCCGAGAACTGGGAAGGCGCTTACAATGTCGTGCCCGTCCCGGCGGTCGAGCTGCGCCGGAAGTTGCTGGCGATGACGGGCAGCGGCGGCAAGGATGACCCCGCCACCCGCTGTCTCAACATCATAGATAAGCTCCGGGACGAGTACGGTGCGCCAGAATCGGAACCACGTCATCCCGATCTTGCATCAGGGCGCCGTTGGCCGATCTTGACGCCCGATCTCGACGCCGAGGACGGGAGCTGA